In the genome of Eggerthella sp. YY7918, one region contains:
- a CDS encoding molybdenum cofactor biosynthesis protein MoaE, producing the protein MAKQEPSIDQWLAEAKQDPKAAQCGMFLTHNGVVRITPKRQVREGVEGLGDVARVEFSYDAAGVDAAVAEALTWPGVYYVRVWLNEGTLEVGDSIMYVLIGADIRPNCIDALQKLVGKIKNDLVVEKEIYA; encoded by the coding sequence ATGGCGAAGCAGGAACCATCCATCGATCAATGGCTCGCGGAAGCCAAGCAAGACCCGAAGGCCGCCCAATGCGGCATGTTTCTCACCCACAATGGCGTGGTGCGCATCACGCCGAAGCGACAGGTTCGCGAAGGCGTGGAAGGCCTTGGCGACGTAGCGCGCGTGGAATTCTCCTACGATGCCGCCGGCGTCGATGCGGCCGTTGCTGAAGCGCTCACCTGGCCCGGCGTGTACTATGTACGCGTCTGGTTGAACGAAGGCACACTTGAGGTGGGCGACTCCATCATGTACGTGCTTATCGGCGCCGACATTCGCCCGAACTGCATCGACGCACTGCAGAAGCTGGTCGGCAAAATCAAAAACGACCTCGTAGTGGAAAAAGAAATCTACGCGTAA
- a CDS encoding 4Fe-4S dicluster domain-containing protein — MSNATIMSRRSALKMAAGAFIVVTGISVATKGTAVALGEADGEGRQIGFLVRPANCINCQSCVQACREFNKIRKKDPAYRKITTYIRDDGSGDLRHRKKSEGDTLYVSTSCMHCEKPACVSVCPAGAITKGEAGIVSVNTDRCIGCKYCYQACPFSVPQYDKKGMKKCDCCLSNGVTPGETPHCAEACKFDALTFGYVEDLMALCPEALMVEAATRPSLYMAYSAPAEESAEEPAAEDSN, encoded by the coding sequence ATGAGTAATGCGACCATAATGAGCCGCCGCAGCGCTCTTAAGATGGCTGCCGGAGCTTTCATCGTGGTGACAGGCATCTCTGTTGCGACTAAAGGTACCGCGGTAGCGCTTGGAGAAGCGGATGGTGAGGGACGCCAAATCGGTTTTCTTGTACGACCGGCAAACTGCATCAATTGTCAGAGCTGTGTGCAAGCTTGTCGCGAGTTCAATAAGATTCGCAAGAAAGATCCTGCTTACCGCAAGATCACCACCTATATAAGGGATGACGGTAGCGGCGATTTGCGCCATCGCAAGAAGAGCGAAGGCGACACCCTCTACGTATCAACATCATGCATGCACTGTGAGAAGCCTGCTTGCGTGTCTGTATGTCCTGCCGGCGCCATCACCAAAGGCGAAGCTGGCATTGTGTCGGTGAATACCGATCGCTGCATCGGTTGTAAGTATTGCTACCAGGCCTGTCCTTTTAGCGTTCCGCAGTACGACAAAAAGGGCATGAAGAAGTGCGATTGCTGCCTTAGCAATGGTGTCACCCCGGGTGAAACGCCCCACTGTGCTGAAGCTTGCAAATTTGATGCACTTACCTTTGGCTATGTTGAAGACTTGATGGCGCTTTGTCCTGAGGCTCTCATGGTAGAGGCGGCAACGCGGCCATCTCTGTATATGGCCTACAGTGCTCCTGCGGAGGAATCGGCTGAGGAGCCAGCTGCAGAAGACTCAAACTGA
- a CDS encoding FAD-dependent oxidoreductase, with product MHTNTESTMSRRAFLNGCLTAGVVAAGANLAGCAPKQEGGASEATGQTVEKIVFPSSEPFEGLQPPAGEIAFVSEPIAADKIVETVETDVVVCGAGWAGCCAAASAAEGGARVVLLQKGDVPACNGGEIASFGDKVHAGYDDIIDPEEYIYDLMYTGSWRIDENVVRRFVKRSGEAMDWLMDIVGEHIEYPALSIAQTTKRGGLNWYSSAVNFNGGGGVAAMAPMMIEYMESFGNGEVRFNTPACQLIQNEEGRVVGVIAKNAEGDFTQFNAAKGVVLATGGYEFNWERLKKCLRPRDLQVRAWVNSCMGNTGDGHEMGLAVGGFEDEYPHALCTDPSGTKSGGAFGAAIHPFMRVNEYGLRFVNEAIPSNFLANAINAQVGAHDWVIADADIASNIDKIRDLVIPGVTPEQEAEGFIADSVTSDTLEGLAEQMGINTAAFVETVKRYNEACEKGVDEEFGVPAEKLAPVLTPPFYACDEGQINLATECGLRVNSDSAVLSYETNAPIPGLYAVGTCSGSMFYGTYPHHCSGISLGRGLTYGMIVGRILSGAEAPVNEQ from the coding sequence ATGCATACCAATACTGAAAGTACTATGAGCCGCCGTGCTTTTTTGAATGGCTGTCTGACGGCGGGTGTCGTCGCGGCTGGAGCGAATCTTGCCGGGTGTGCTCCAAAACAAGAGGGGGGAGCGTCCGAAGCAACAGGGCAGACCGTTGAAAAGATCGTTTTTCCCTCCAGCGAACCCTTTGAAGGGCTTCAGCCTCCAGCAGGCGAAATAGCCTTTGTTTCTGAGCCTATTGCCGCTGATAAAATTGTCGAGACTGTTGAAACTGACGTTGTTGTGTGCGGCGCAGGCTGGGCAGGTTGCTGCGCTGCTGCATCCGCAGCCGAAGGTGGGGCAAGGGTCGTTTTGCTGCAAAAGGGGGATGTTCCTGCGTGTAATGGAGGGGAAATTGCTTCTTTTGGCGATAAGGTTCATGCCGGATATGATGACATCATCGACCCCGAAGAGTACATCTACGATCTTATGTATACCGGTTCGTGGCGCATTGACGAAAATGTCGTTCGTCGTTTCGTAAAGCGTTCGGGCGAAGCCATGGACTGGCTGATGGATATCGTTGGTGAACACATAGAGTATCCCGCGCTGAGCATCGCTCAAACTACTAAGCGCGGTGGTCTGAACTGGTATTCTTCAGCCGTCAACTTCAACGGTGGCGGTGGTGTTGCTGCAATGGCGCCCATGATGATCGAATACATGGAGTCTTTCGGCAACGGCGAAGTCCGCTTCAATACCCCGGCCTGTCAGCTTATACAAAATGAAGAGGGACGTGTTGTCGGCGTTATCGCCAAGAATGCGGAAGGGGACTTTACGCAGTTTAATGCAGCCAAGGGCGTTGTTCTGGCGACGGGTGGTTACGAGTTTAACTGGGAACGCCTGAAGAAGTGTCTGCGTCCGCGTGACTTGCAGGTTCGCGCATGGGTTAACAGTTGTATGGGCAATACGGGCGATGGTCACGAAATGGGCCTTGCTGTTGGCGGTTTTGAAGATGAATACCCGCACGCCTTATGTACCGATCCTTCAGGTACGAAAAGTGGTGGCGCATTCGGCGCTGCGATCCATCCGTTTATGCGCGTCAATGAGTATGGTTTGCGTTTCGTCAACGAGGCTATTCCTTCCAACTTTCTCGCAAACGCAATCAATGCTCAAGTGGGTGCTCATGATTGGGTGATTGCTGACGCCGATATAGCATCGAACATTGATAAGATCCGTGACTTGGTTATTCCCGGTGTTACACCTGAGCAAGAAGCGGAGGGCTTCATTGCCGATTCCGTAACGTCTGATACGCTTGAAGGCCTCGCCGAGCAGATGGGAATAAATACGGCTGCGTTTGTAGAGACGGTCAAGCGTTACAACGAAGCTTGCGAGAAGGGTGTTGATGAGGAATTCGGCGTACCTGCTGAGAAGCTGGCGCCCGTGCTCACTCCGCCGTTCTATGCTTGCGATGAGGGACAGATCAATCTTGCAACTGAGTGCGGCTTGCGCGTTAATTCCGACAGCGCGGTACTGTCTTACGAAACGAACGCTCCTATTCCTGGCCTGTATGCTGTGGGCACATGCTCTGGCAGCATGTTCTACGGTACCTATCCGCACCACTGCAGCGGTATCAGCCTTGGTCGTGGACTGACGTATGGCATGATTGTTGGCCGTATTCTCAGTGGTGCCGAAGCTCCCGTAAACGAGCAATAG
- a CDS encoding FAD-binding protein: MGEQLSRRSFIGGALAAGAGLVSAGALSACSGSAAAAQGPGVPAQWDKEAEFVVLGSGCAGMYAAIEAADWGLSVLMLEKQPEETAGGDSRCNAAYFPKASVDANLTMGINSFGEASEDWAYEIEDEGMAAIDWLIDHGCEWIDQPYGFMKGYGPSVYAALRDAMYEAGVEVLYETPAKELIQNASGEVIGVKAEANGELINVKAKKGVLIATGSYTCNKQMISDFHLPGLDLYSIGSPFLTGDGLIMAGNIGAKLSKLSKGLEFMTLVSKKASEEIGTGIFCNAPVTATMIYVNGHGKRFMDEYTSLTHSKSTLPLFAFSGSMVECRSATAHYDNEVIYEIVDQAAFDSGSLGNAGSSCSWAMFFDADNYGYVWSYDNQEELKKGWIVKADTIEALAQTIGLNPQVLAETVQTYNDGCAAGIDEFGRNASNLAPLGEGPYYAIEVAPSIIYTIGGLTTDDWGRTLNWNNEPIPRLYSAGNVGNSSIYLQPLAVNGSMAQGIIAARDVIELDSWDERD; the protein is encoded by the coding sequence ATGGGGGAACAGCTTAGCCGCAGGAGTTTTATAGGCGGAGCCTTGGCTGCAGGTGCGGGGTTGGTCAGTGCAGGAGCGCTCAGTGCCTGTTCAGGAAGCGCTGCCGCTGCACAGGGCCCTGGAGTACCTGCTCAATGGGATAAAGAAGCCGAATTTGTTGTTTTAGGGTCCGGATGCGCGGGCATGTATGCTGCTATCGAGGCTGCAGATTGGGGCCTGTCGGTTCTTATGCTTGAGAAGCAGCCAGAGGAAACGGCCGGAGGCGACAGTCGCTGCAATGCTGCGTATTTCCCGAAAGCGTCTGTCGATGCAAATCTGACCATGGGAATCAATTCGTTTGGTGAGGCGAGTGAGGATTGGGCTTACGAGATCGAAGATGAAGGTATGGCTGCTATCGACTGGTTGATCGACCACGGATGTGAATGGATTGACCAGCCTTATGGGTTTATGAAAGGTTACGGACCTTCGGTATACGCAGCACTACGCGATGCTATGTATGAAGCTGGCGTTGAGGTGCTGTATGAAACCCCTGCAAAAGAGCTTATTCAGAATGCCAGCGGTGAGGTTATCGGTGTAAAGGCCGAAGCAAACGGAGAACTCATTAACGTAAAGGCCAAAAAAGGCGTGCTTATTGCAACAGGAAGTTACACCTGCAACAAGCAGATGATCTCCGACTTTCATCTGCCCGGCTTGGACCTGTACTCTATTGGAAGCCCCTTTCTTACGGGCGACGGGCTTATTATGGCTGGCAATATCGGAGCCAAGCTTTCTAAGCTGTCAAAGGGTCTCGAATTTATGACGCTTGTGTCCAAGAAAGCAAGTGAGGAGATTGGGACTGGCATTTTTTGCAACGCGCCCGTGACGGCTACGATGATTTATGTAAATGGTCATGGCAAGCGTTTCATGGACGAATACACCAGTCTGACGCACAGCAAATCCACCCTTCCGTTATTCGCTTTTTCAGGCAGCATGGTGGAATGTCGATCTGCAACGGCTCATTACGACAACGAGGTGATTTACGAGATTGTTGATCAGGCTGCGTTCGATTCAGGTTCGTTAGGTAACGCAGGCTCCTCCTGCTCTTGGGCTATGTTCTTCGATGCAGACAACTACGGCTATGTCTGGAGCTATGACAACCAAGAAGAGCTCAAAAAAGGATGGATTGTAAAAGCCGACACGATTGAAGCGCTTGCGCAAACAATAGGCCTTAACCCTCAGGTACTTGCCGAAACGGTGCAGACATACAACGATGGCTGCGCTGCTGGTATTGATGAATTTGGCCGCAATGCCAGCAACCTAGCTCCTTTGGGAGAGGGTCCATACTACGCCATCGAAGTGGCGCCCTCAATTATTTACACCATCGGAGGCCTAACAACCGACGATTGGGGTCGCACCCTCAACTGGAACAATGAACCAATCCCGCGTTTGTACAGTGCAGGCAATGTTGGCAACTCCTCTATTTATTTGCAGCCTCTTGCCGTGAATGGTTCTATGGCTCAAGGCATCATCGCTGCTCGTGACGTTATCGAGCTTGACTCGTGGGACGAACGGGATTAA
- the nrfD gene encoding NrfD/PsrC family molybdoenzyme membrane anchor subunit, which translates to MDGIQVLWGWQPAAYLFLGGMGAGAFIAAMVLWYKDAKAYHRTIMYSIIAAVVCLIVGLLLLLSELINPLRGMMMWQSFSNFSSWMTFGAWVAFAAIVVFILEAVCLGKFSGKILAHVWSGFDERKQSLQKVLGIVGCVLAFGVAVYTGILLMSAPGIPLWNTVLIPCLFTVSALDTGIALVEIISFCVRKKEGLSFEMSRFFEMSVIALAGLELVVLAILLISMAGVQDPATHTQLIAQESAQLLASGSFAVYFWVLVVAIGLVIPLTVAIVAVMRKGHTKQVVVFGGALSALVGGCTLRFLIVMAGAHADPVLTTMTQLLG; encoded by the coding sequence ATGGATGGAATACAAGTTTTATGGGGCTGGCAACCGGCAGCGTATCTTTTCTTGGGAGGAATGGGTGCGGGCGCATTTATTGCAGCCATGGTTCTTTGGTATAAGGATGCCAAGGCATACCATCGAACCATCATGTACTCAATCATTGCAGCTGTTGTCTGCCTTATCGTAGGCCTATTGCTGCTCTTGAGCGAGTTGATAAACCCGTTGCGTGGAATGATGATGTGGCAAAGCTTCTCCAACTTCAGCTCATGGATGACATTCGGCGCTTGGGTTGCGTTTGCTGCCATTGTGGTATTTATTTTGGAAGCAGTCTGTTTGGGGAAATTTTCGGGAAAGATTCTTGCGCACGTATGGTCGGGTTTTGACGAGCGCAAGCAATCGCTTCAAAAAGTGCTGGGTATAGTTGGATGCGTACTGGCTTTTGGCGTTGCGGTGTATACCGGAATCTTGCTGATGTCTGCTCCCGGCATTCCGCTCTGGAATACCGTGCTCATTCCATGTCTGTTTACGGTTTCGGCCCTTGATACAGGTATTGCTCTTGTTGAGATCATTTCTTTCTGTGTCCGGAAAAAGGAAGGTCTGTCTTTTGAGATGAGCCGTTTCTTTGAGATGAGCGTTATTGCACTCGCTGGGCTGGAGCTTGTGGTACTCGCTATCTTGCTTATTTCGATGGCTGGCGTGCAAGACCCCGCCACTCATACACAGCTCATTGCGCAAGAATCTGCTCAGCTCTTGGCAAGTGGATCGTTCGCAGTATATTTCTGGGTGCTGGTTGTAGCGATCGGTTTGGTGATTCCTCTTACGGTAGCTATTGTTGCCGTTATGAGAAAAGGCCATACCAAGCAGGTGGTTGTGTTTGGAGGTGCCTTGAGCGCTCTCGTGGGTGGATGCACGCTGCGTTTTCTTATTGTTATGGCGGGTGCGCATGCCGATCCGGTTCTTACTACGATGACACAGCTCTTGGGTTAG
- the lysA gene encoding diaminopimelate decarboxylase translates to MSLPASDLSKQPDNRTTMELGAVLPLTAEVRDNHLFVGGVDMVELAHEQGTALYVMDEADMRARMKAYIKAFRTRYANSDVIYASKAFINKEACRIVAQEGLCLDVSGGGELAYARAAGFPMERVFVHGNNKTPAELREAMEAGVGRIVVDSRIELARVSQIAGELGIEQDIYMRITPGVEADTHEYIRTGCEDSKFGFTMLGDFAFKCVADALEISNVRLVGLHCHIGSQIFALHSFDEAVQAMVELMARIQREYGHVIEELDMGGGLGVAYTADDKPSSIDEFAECTVAAVRKYCDEYGVPLPRLTVEPGRSLVATAGLTLYTVGILKTLPNIRKYVAVDGGLSDNVRTALYDAQYEPVIANKANQPRTEIVTLCGKHCESGDVVVLDMPLQHPDLGDIVAVFGTGAYCYTMASNYNGQPRPAIVFVKDGEARVTTRRETYDDIMARDV, encoded by the coding sequence ATGTCGTTGCCCGCATCTGATTTGAGTAAACAACCCGACAATCGTACCACCATGGAACTGGGTGCCGTACTGCCCCTTACCGCCGAAGTGCGCGACAATCATCTGTTTGTCGGCGGCGTGGATATGGTGGAACTTGCCCATGAGCAGGGGACGGCCCTCTACGTTATGGACGAGGCTGATATGCGCGCGCGTATGAAGGCCTACATCAAAGCATTTCGCACGCGCTACGCGAATTCGGATGTCATTTATGCCAGCAAGGCATTCATCAATAAGGAGGCATGCCGCATTGTCGCCCAAGAGGGACTCTGCCTTGACGTTTCCGGCGGCGGCGAGCTGGCGTACGCCCGTGCGGCGGGATTCCCCATGGAGCGCGTGTTTGTCCACGGCAACAACAAGACGCCCGCCGAACTGCGCGAAGCTATGGAAGCAGGAGTGGGGCGCATTGTGGTGGACAGCCGCATCGAGCTTGCACGCGTGTCGCAAATTGCCGGCGAGCTGGGCATCGAGCAAGACATCTATATGCGTATTACGCCAGGCGTGGAAGCCGACACCCACGAGTACATTCGTACCGGATGCGAGGATTCGAAGTTCGGTTTCACCATGCTGGGAGACTTCGCGTTCAAATGCGTAGCCGATGCGCTTGAGATTTCGAATGTGCGCCTCGTAGGTTTGCACTGCCACATCGGTTCGCAGATTTTCGCGCTGCATTCGTTTGACGAGGCGGTGCAGGCGATGGTTGAGCTTATGGCGCGCATCCAACGCGAATACGGACACGTTATCGAAGAGCTGGACATGGGTGGCGGCTTGGGGGTGGCTTACACGGCCGACGATAAGCCTTCAAGCATTGACGAGTTCGCTGAATGCACGGTGGCTGCGGTCAGGAAGTACTGCGACGAATACGGCGTTCCGCTGCCGCGTTTGACGGTGGAGCCGGGGCGCAGCTTGGTGGCGACGGCGGGCCTCACCCTCTATACGGTTGGTATCTTAAAAACGCTGCCGAATATTCGTAAATACGTGGCGGTGGACGGAGGTCTGTCCGATAACGTGCGCACCGCGCTGTATGACGCGCAGTACGAGCCGGTCATCGCCAACAAGGCGAACCAGCCGCGCACCGAGATTGTCACGCTGTGCGGTAAGCATTGCGAGAGCGGCGACGTGGTGGTGCTCGACATGCCGTTGCAGCATCCGGATTTGGGCGACATCGTGGCCGTGTTTGGAACGGGCGCGTATTGCTACACTATGGCGAGCAACTACAACGGCCAACCACGCCCCGCCATTGTGTTTGTGAAAGACGGCGAAGCGCGGGTGACCACGCGCCGCGAAACATACGACGACATCATGGCTCGGGACGTGTAA
- a CDS encoding DUF5685 family protein: protein MFGYVTPRVEDLAPEERERYRAAYCGLCHALAERHGQGARFALTYDMTFLALVLGSLYEPTEQCGTRRCVPHPLKAHAFVQTECTAYAADMTVALVYHKGLDDWEDDRVLRARMSAQLLEKAYRTVRDTYPRQCQAIEQGMADIHQMEEEARAGSIPAPDAAANRFGELLAEVFVWREDFWADALRAFGSKVGKFVYVMDAAVDMDDDRASGSYNPLVLLNAQPDEVREDLQLLAADVAAAFEKLPLEQDAHALRSVMYAGMWQAYHKKIAAKEKAAKEKTAGEGGAL from the coding sequence ATGTTTGGCTACGTCACGCCTCGCGTGGAGGATTTGGCCCCTGAAGAACGCGAACGCTACCGTGCGGCCTATTGCGGACTCTGCCATGCACTGGCCGAGCGGCACGGTCAAGGTGCTCGGTTTGCCTTGACGTACGATATGACGTTTTTGGCGCTTGTGTTGGGTTCTCTTTACGAACCGACCGAACAGTGCGGAACAAGGCGCTGCGTTCCGCATCCGCTAAAGGCGCATGCGTTCGTTCAAACCGAGTGCACCGCCTATGCCGCCGACATGACTGTCGCATTGGTCTATCACAAGGGTCTGGATGACTGGGAAGATGATCGTGTGCTGCGGGCGCGCATGTCTGCGCAGCTTCTGGAAAAGGCGTATCGGACGGTGCGCGATACATATCCTCGGCAGTGTCAGGCTATCGAACAGGGGATGGCGGATATCCACCAGATGGAGGAAGAGGCGCGAGCGGGTTCGATCCCTGCGCCCGATGCTGCGGCGAACCGCTTTGGGGAGCTTCTGGCGGAGGTGTTTGTGTGGCGGGAGGACTTTTGGGCCGATGCCTTGCGTGCCTTTGGTTCAAAAGTGGGCAAGTTCGTGTATGTCATGGATGCTGCGGTGGATATGGACGACGACCGGGCTTCGGGAAGCTATAATCCTCTGGTGCTTCTGAACGCACAGCCCGATGAAGTGCGCGAAGACTTGCAGCTGCTCGCAGCCGATGTGGCGGCGGCATTCGAAAAGCTGCCGCTTGAACAGGATGCCCATGCCTTGCGCAGTGTGATGTACGCGGGCATGTGGCAGGCATACCATAAGAAGATCGCAGCGAAAGAAAAGGCCGCGAAGGAAAAGACCGCAGGCGAAGGAGGTGCGTTGTGA
- a CDS encoding homoserine dehydrogenase: protein MTVKLGLVGTGTVGGGCIDILKNHREDFKRHYGIDVELVRVCSRNPEQAIAHGVEDIFTQDYHDIVNDPDIDIVIELIGGTTVARDVVLSALRAGKNVVTANKALMATYGEEVMSAADEAGKELAFEASVGGGIPIIDPMKHSLIANEIISVMGIVNGTTNYMLTRMVEDDLSYDDALKEAQEKGFAEADPTADVDGFDAAAKIAILASIAFNSRVTIDDVHTEGIRNVTTMDLDAARDMGYCVKLLALAHRTDEGIDVRVHPTMLPLSHQLATVDGVFNAIYVTGDAVGETMFFGEGAGSGPAASAVMGDVLEVARHVTLGVGPLVGCTCTDSLPIVPMDDLKTKYYIRFKVTDRSGVLAAMASVFAKHNVSVYSVVQRGKKDGGTVDLVYVTHTAREKSVRAVLAEIAELDDILRDEPSVIRVEE from the coding sequence ATGACGGTAAAACTGGGACTCGTGGGCACGGGGACGGTCGGCGGGGGATGCATCGACATCCTGAAGAACCATCGTGAAGATTTCAAGCGTCACTATGGCATTGATGTCGAACTGGTGCGCGTGTGCTCGCGCAACCCCGAGCAGGCTATCGCCCACGGTGTGGAGGACATCTTCACGCAGGACTACCACGACATCGTGAATGATCCCGACATCGATATCGTCATTGAACTTATTGGCGGCACTACGGTGGCGCGCGATGTGGTGCTCAGCGCGTTGCGAGCTGGCAAGAACGTGGTTACCGCCAACAAGGCACTTATGGCGACGTACGGCGAGGAAGTGATGAGTGCGGCCGACGAGGCGGGCAAAGAGCTTGCCTTTGAAGCGAGCGTGGGCGGCGGCATTCCCATCATCGATCCCATGAAGCACTCACTTATCGCCAACGAGATCATTTCGGTCATGGGCATCGTGAACGGCACGACGAACTACATGCTGACCCGCATGGTGGAAGACGACTTGAGCTATGACGACGCGCTAAAAGAGGCCCAGGAAAAGGGCTTTGCGGAGGCCGATCCCACGGCAGACGTGGACGGCTTCGATGCCGCAGCTAAGATTGCCATTCTGGCTTCGATTGCGTTCAATTCGCGCGTGACTATCGACGACGTGCACACTGAAGGTATTCGTAACGTTACGACGATGGATTTGGATGCGGCGCGCGATATGGGCTACTGCGTGAAGTTGCTGGCTCTGGCGCATCGTACCGACGAGGGAATCGACGTGCGCGTGCATCCCACGATGTTGCCGCTGTCGCATCAGCTGGCCACGGTGGACGGCGTATTCAACGCCATCTATGTGACGGGCGATGCGGTAGGCGAAACCATGTTCTTCGGCGAAGGTGCCGGTTCGGGTCCTGCGGCAAGTGCAGTTATGGGCGATGTGTTGGAAGTGGCGCGCCACGTGACGTTGGGCGTGGGGCCGCTTGTCGGCTGCACCTGCACCGACAGTCTGCCGATCGTGCCCATGGACGATCTCAAAACGAAATATTACATCCGCTTCAAGGTGACCGACCGCTCCGGTGTGCTAGCTGCTATGGCAAGCGTGTTCGCGAAGCACAATGTGAGCGTCTACTCCGTCGTGCAGCGCGGCAAGAAGGATGGCGGCACGGTTGACCTGGTGTATGTGACCCATACGGCTCGCGAAAAGAGCGTCCGAGCGGTGTTGGCCGAGATTGCCGAACTCGATGACATTCTGCGTGACGAGCCGAGCGTCATTCGCGTAGAGGAATAG
- a CDS encoding MarR family transcriptional regulator, producing the protein MQSTAPISDLITGTVLYNRMVEDLFARDSPLTFSQYQVLFFLSVFKERHARIRDLSEMLVLSASTISDVVSELEEAEFAKRFSRPENLKAVWVECTHEGKEALRAANDFTQKSTRFYWDAYDKEVSAYYFYNARCLLNRLDVLDMNAVLSFSEPIYYIHASHRYLRSYMSWFKSTYNLGLLDVRILMLLLEWGKPFNCTDLAHVLSTSNSAISHSVRYLNKVKKYVDKTSNDLNKRESVVSLTESGIQTIQEIRERFISFNLAAFGFTREEFDEMLVTVHPRKTMSYLERIFGIPE; encoded by the coding sequence GTGCAGAGCACCGCTCCAATTTCTGATCTTATAACAGGCACTGTCTTATACAATAGGATGGTCGAAGATCTCTTTGCTCGCGATTCTCCACTCACGTTTTCGCAATATCAAGTTCTATTCTTTCTCTCGGTTTTTAAAGAGCGACATGCTCGTATACGCGATCTAAGCGAGATGCTGGTCTTGAGCGCAAGCACCATCAGTGACGTGGTGAGCGAGCTTGAAGAGGCTGAGTTTGCAAAGCGTTTCTCTCGACCCGAAAATCTCAAGGCAGTCTGGGTTGAATGTACCCACGAAGGCAAGGAAGCTCTGCGTGCCGCCAATGACTTTACTCAGAAAAGCACTCGATTTTATTGGGATGCGTACGATAAAGAGGTCAGCGCCTACTATTTTTATAACGCAAGGTGCTTATTGAATAGACTTGATGTTCTCGATATGAATGCAGTCCTGTCTTTTAGCGAACCGATTTACTACATTCATGCCTCTCATAGATATTTGCGCAGCTACATGAGCTGGTTTAAAAGTACCTATAATTTGGGACTCCTTGATGTGCGCATCCTCATGCTGCTTCTTGAGTGGGGCAAACCTTTTAACTGCACCGATCTTGCGCATGTCCTCAGCACATCAAACAGTGCCATATCCCATTCTGTTCGATACCTCAACAAGGTAAAAAAGTATGTCGATAAAACGTCTAACGACTTAAATAAACGTGAGTCGGTGGTTAGCCTAACGGAGAGCGGCATTCAAACTATTCAGGAAATCAGAGAGCGATTTATCTCTTTCAATCTTGCTGCGTTTGGGTTTACTCGCGAAGAGTTCGACGAGATGCTCGTGACGGTACATCCCCGAAAAACAATGAGCTACCTCGAGCGCATTTTCGGAATACCTGAGTAA